A region of the Campylobacter subantarcticus LMG 24377 genome:
AAGCTCCATTCTCATACCCGATTTATCAATATATACATGTCTAATCACAGCTTTAATTACATCGCCAACTTTAAATTTCTCACCTTTAATACGATTTTTTCTAGGTAAGCATGCGCGAAACTCATCGATTTCTACATAAGTATTTTCTTCACTATCAACCCTAACAACACTACCAAAAACCATATGACCTACCATTTTTTGGTATTTCTCATAAATTTTTTCTTCCAAAAGTTTTTGAATGTGATATTCTAGTTCTTTATGCAAAATATTTACAGCAGTGCGACCTAAATTTTCCAAAGAACATTCGTAGGTTAACTCATCACCAATTTCTACATCTTTAGCTTCAGCTCTTGCTTTGCTTAAGGCGATAAAATGTTCATTTTCGCTTTCTAACCTTTCATCATTATCTGCTACAACGATGATTTTTTGATAAAGTTGTAAATTTTTATCTGAGTCAATAAAAAATTCATACTTATCACCATAAATTTTCTTAGCAGTATTAATTAGTGCTTTTTTAACTCTTTCTCTTACATCTTCTATTTGTAAATTTTTCTCATTAGCAATGGATTCAATTATATCTGTGATTTTTTCCATAATGACAACACAACCTTAATTTTGGATTTTTAAACTTTGAAGAATAAAATTATATCTTTAATAAGTTTAATTAAAAGTAAAATTTGCTATAATTTTAGATTAAAAAAACTTGAGGATGATGATATGGACTTAAAAATAGCAAGAACCTCTGTTGAAGAAAAGCCAAAAAGTATAAGTTTAGAAAGTATTGAAAAGGCTGTGGATAAAGAAGGTCAAAAATTTTTCTATTTTGATAAAGACAATGCCCATAAGCAATTAATCGCTTTAGTAGAGTATTTTGAAAAAAAAGGAAAATGTGTTTATCATAGAACGATCAAATATGGTTTAGATGATACAGATTTTATGTATGAGGTACACATTCTTTGAGTAAAAAACTTTTTATACAAACTTTAGGTTGTGCTATGAATGTGCGTGATTCAGAGCACATGATAGCTGAACTTAAAGAAAAAGAAAATTATGAATTAACTCAAGATGCAAAAGAAGCAGATTTGATTTTAATCAATACTTGTTCGGTGCGTGAAAAACCCGTGCACAAACTTTTTTCAGAAGTTGGAAGTTTTGAAAAAATCAAAAAAAATGGTGCCAAAATAGGTGTTTGTGGTTGCACTGCTTCACATTTGGGAGATGAGATTTTTAAGCGTGCTCCTAGTGTGGATTTTGTTTTGGGTGCTAGAAATGTTTCCAAAATCACAAAGGCCGTAAATACTCCAAAATTTTTAGGTAATGATATAGATTTTGATGAGAGTAATTATGCTTTTGCAGATTTTAGAAATAGCCTTTATAAAACTTATATTAATATCTCCATAGGTTGTGATAAGCATTGTACTTATTGTATAGTGCCTCACACAAGAGGAGATGAGATTTCTATACCTTTTGAGATTATTAAAAATGAAGCATTGAAAGCTGTTTCTAAGGGTGCTAAAGAGATTTTTTTACTAGGACAAAATATTAATAATTACGGCAAAAGATTTTCTAATGCACATGAAAAGATTAATTTTTCAGATCTTTTAGAAAAATTAAGCGAGATAGAAGGTTTAGAGCGTATCCGTTTTACAAGCCCACATCCTTTACATATGGATGATAGATTTTTAGAGGTTTTTTCTAAAAATCCTAAAGTATGTAAGTCTATGCATATGCCTTTACAAAGTGGTTCAAGTGAAATTTTGAAAGCTATGAAGCGAGGTTATACGAAAGAGTGGTATTTAGATAGAGCATTGAAACTTCGTTCTATGTGTAAAGATGTAAGTATTTCTACAGATGTGATTGTGGCTTTTCCTGGTGAGAGTGACAAAGACTTTGAAGACACCATGGATGTGCTTGAAAAAGTGCATTTTGAACAAATGTTTTCTTTTAAATACTCCAAAAGACCGTTAACCAAAGCTGCAACTATGCCAAATCAAATTTCTGATGATATTGCTTCAAAGCGTTTGAGTATTCTACAAGCTAGACATACAGAAATTTTAGATGAAATTGTTTTAAGACAAAAGGATAAAGAAGTAGAAGTATTATTTGAAGAATTAAGAAGCGAAGGAAATATTGCAGGTAGAAGTGATAATAACTTTTTGATTCAAGTTAAAGGTAGTGAAGAGTTATTGGGACAAATGAAAAAAGTAAAAATCACCAATCCTAGGCGTATGGTGTTAAACGGTGAAATCCTTTAAGATTAATCTTTTAGCTTTTGGAATTTTTTTACTACAATGGTTGGTCTTTTTAACTTGTAGAAAGATTTATTTAGGGCAAAAGCTTCCAAGCAGATCTTGCGTGATACTTTTTTGGCATGGGCGTCTTGCTTTAATGCCTTTTGCATATAAAAAAATGGGTATTAAGGAAAAAAAAGCTTATGTGATGATTTCGCACCATAAAGATGGAGAAATCATTGCTAGGAATATTGCTTTGTTTGGTTTAGATACTTTAAGAGGTAGCACAAGCAAAGGTGCTTTGACTTTGTTAAAACAATCTTTTAAAATTTTAGATCAAGGAGATGATATCATCATTACCCCAGATGGACCAAGAGGTCCTTATCATAGTGTTTCAGATGGTTCTGTGATGATAGCTTTGAAAAAAAATGCTCCACTTTTTTTACTAAATTATGAAGCAAGTTCTTTTTGGGAATTTAAAAGTTGGGATAAAATGATCTTACCTAAACCTTTTTCCAAGATTACTTATAGACTAAGTGAAGAAATCAAAATACAAAATTTAAATTTAGAAGAAGCTAAAGTATTGATAAAAGAAAAATTTGATATGATAAGTCAAATAGACAAAGGATAAGCACTATGTTATCTTTTTTTAGAAAGTATATTTTACAACTTTTAGTTTGTGTTTGCTATGATGAAAAACAATACATTATAAGATGTCATACTTGGAAAAAATCTCAAGCTGTTGGTACTTTTGAGAAAAGCTTTGAAGATAAGGAAAAAGCTATAGAATATGTAAAAAAATTAAGTAAAGATTTTCAAATTTATTATATATGTACTTTTTTTACTCCTATTGCTCAAGGTGTTGTACCAAGTTCAAATTTTAAAAACCTTGCAAATTTCGGTGTTGATGCAAGTAGTGTTAAGTGTATTGTATTTAATAACGGCTTGTTATATGTTTCTAATCATTCTTTAAGCTCATATGAACAAGATTATGAGGCTTTTGGTGGTTTGGATTTGCTTTATTCACCTTTTTCTTTGCTTTATTATTGTATGGAAAATAGGGGTTTTGAAGAAAAAATCGGCCTTTATGTATATAGATACCATGATTTTGTTGCGATGTTAATTTGTAAAAATGAGATTATATTGTTTGGAAGTTATTTTAATATAGCTAGTCAAAATTATGATGAAGATGATTTTTTTGATGATATTAAAGAAGAATTTAATTTACAAATTGATGATGAAAATCAAGAAGAAAACGAGCAAAATTATGATTTAAAAAGTTTAAAAGAAATGAGTCAAGAGCTTGATAAACTTGAGGAATTAGATGAAGAAAAAGAAGAACTTCCTATCGAGTCTTTAGAAAATTTTAGCTCAGATATGAAAATGATAGAATACATCATTTCAAGTGTAAAAGAATTTTATCAAAACCCTTTATATGATAATAGCTTTTTAGAGGAAATTGTGATTTTTGATGAGGAAAGTTTTAGTCCAACCTCGCTTGATTATTTAGAAAGTGAGCTTTTTATAAAGCCTAAAGTAGAACTTGTAGATACTTTAAATTTGATGAATGAACTTATGGTGAAGGACTTAAAATTATGAGATATAGTCTAATTAAACCTAAGATAAAACCTGTTTTTAATCTTTTCACTCGAATTTGGATATATTTTACTAGTATTAGCATTGCTTTAATTTTGGTAGTATTTATCGTGGTAATTTTTAAAAGCTATTATGCGTCTGTGCAACTTGATAATAAAAAAGAAGAATTAGCTCAAATTATCGCACAAATTAATGCCAATAAGCTTAAATACCAAGAATTAGTAAGACAAAATGATAAGGCAGAGTTGATTTTGGGGGATTTGGAGCAAGAACAAGAAAATGGTAAAAATAAAGTTTTATTAAAAAGTATTCAAAATCTTTTCACTCTAGTGCCTAAAAACATATCTTTAGATGAGGTTTTAATGGAAGATAGATCACTTATTTTAAGAGGTATTACACCTACTAAAGAGATGTTTGCATTGTTATTAGAGGCACCATTAAGAAGTATTTTTTCTAATTCTCAAACAAGTTATTATCAATTAGAAAATGGGTGGTATCGCTTTGTAAGTGTAAATATCACTATACCAGAGGAAATGTATGAGCAAAAACGATAAGAGCTTGGAAGAAGCTGATGTATTAAAGATATTGATTTACTCTTTTTCATTTGTTGCACTTTGTGCGATTTTGATTTTATTTTTGATTGTGCCTTTTTTGAGAGATTATAAAATCGAACATTCCAGATTAGCTGCTCAGCAAATTCAAAATACCAAAGCATTAAATGAATTACAAGCTTTGGAAAAGCTTATTAGAGATTTTCAAAGCACAAACGCACAAAATTTAGCTCAAATCAATGCAGAATTTTCACAAAAAGAATTATTAGAATTTATGAAAAATTACTTTGATGATGTTAAAATCAATCTCATTCCTATTAAAAAAGAGCAGGAGTATTTAAAATATCAATTTGGAGCTAATGTAAAGATAAAAAATCCTCAAGCTTTTTATTCTTTTTTAAATGACTTGCAAAAATACAAAAATTTAATAGAAATTAGTACTCCTGTAGAATTTAAATCCGAAGAAAAACACATTAATCTTAAATTTAAGATCAAAGTGTTTTACACGCAAGCTATTCAAAAATGATTACTTCATTATTTTGATAAGGAGTGATTTTTTCTTCTTTTTTATTATCTTGTTTTATATCTTGAATTTCTGAGTTTTCTTGTGGTTTTGGTTCTTCTTTGATTTCTTTTATACTAGTTTTTAAACTAGATGTGATTTCTTTATAAAAAGCAACAAAAACTTTATCAATTTCTAAAGCACTAGCCGCAAGACTTTCATTAACTTGGGTTGGAACAGCACTATATACCTCTCTAAAACTTTCTATGTTTGCTTGTCCTTTTATAGGATAATTTAAAACAATAGGATCGTTTAATTTTGCTGAGCTTGTTGTGCTTTGGAAAGTATCTTCTTGATGTAAATTATTTAAATGACTTTGAGCTTCTAAAATAATCATAAAAGAAGATTTCACACTATCACCC
Encoded here:
- the nusA gene encoding transcription termination factor NusA produces the protein MEKITDIIESIANEKNLQIEDVRERVKKALINTAKKIYGDKYEFFIDSDKNLQLYQKIIVVADNDERLESENEHFIALSKARAEAKDVEIGDELTYECSLENLGRTAVNILHKELEYHIQKLLEEKIYEKYQKMVGHMVFGSVVRVDSEENTYVEIDEFRACLPRKNRIKGEKFKVGDVIKAVIRHVYIDKSGMRMELSRTSPKFLEALLKAEVPEIKDGLINIYASARIPGERAKIILQANSPSVDAVGATVGVKGVRINAVSKELKNENIDCIEYSNEMAILITRSLAPAIINSVGIEDKKAIVTLNSEQKSKAIGKSGINIRLASMLLGYEIELNEINNEEKTNNQEEAFKNLKALFGEN
- a CDS encoding lipoprotein, which gives rise to MRKILLFFSIILFLSACTSNQKTYYISMPNFKSTFEEHNYTNANSPKVKVNDIEIIKNTFYSSYFEQSTLNQRINKSLELLKKQLLEDSKALLQSKGYIINNENPDYAFNIVINASLYEDKVIRNSSLGGDSVKSSFMIILEAQSHLNNLHQEDTFQSTTSSAKLNDPIVLNYPIKGQANIESFREVYSAVPTQVNESLAASALEIDKVFVAFYKEITSSLKTSIKEIKEEPKPQENSEIQDIKQDNKKEEKITPYQNNEVIIFE
- a CDS encoding HP0268 family nuclease, giving the protein MDLKIARTSVEEKPKSISLESIEKAVDKEGQKFFYFDKDNAHKQLIALVEYFEKKGKCVYHRTIKYGLDDTDFMYEVHIL
- a CDS encoding lysophospholipid acyltransferase family protein, yielding MKSFKINLLAFGIFLLQWLVFLTCRKIYLGQKLPSRSCVILFWHGRLALMPFAYKKMGIKEKKAYVMISHHKDGEIIARNIALFGLDTLRGSTSKGALTLLKQSFKILDQGDDIIITPDGPRGPYHSVSDGSVMIALKKNAPLFLLNYEASSFWEFKSWDKMILPKPFSKITYRLSEEIKIQNLNLEEAKVLIKEKFDMISQIDKG
- the miaB gene encoding tRNA (N6-isopentenyl adenosine(37)-C2)-methylthiotransferase MiaB, whose protein sequence is MSKKLFIQTLGCAMNVRDSEHMIAELKEKENYELTQDAKEADLILINTCSVREKPVHKLFSEVGSFEKIKKNGAKIGVCGCTASHLGDEIFKRAPSVDFVLGARNVSKITKAVNTPKFLGNDIDFDESNYAFADFRNSLYKTYINISIGCDKHCTYCIVPHTRGDEISIPFEIIKNEALKAVSKGAKEIFLLGQNINNYGKRFSNAHEKINFSDLLEKLSEIEGLERIRFTSPHPLHMDDRFLEVFSKNPKVCKSMHMPLQSGSSEILKAMKRGYTKEWYLDRALKLRSMCKDVSISTDVIVAFPGESDKDFEDTMDVLEKVHFEQMFSFKYSKRPLTKAATMPNQISDDIASKRLSILQARHTEILDEIVLRQKDKEVEVLFEELRSEGNIAGRSDNNFLIQVKGSEELLGQMKKVKITNPRRMVLNGEIL